In Polyodon spathula isolate WHYD16114869_AA chromosome 27, ASM1765450v1, whole genome shotgun sequence, one DNA window encodes the following:
- the LOC121301243 gene encoding coiled-coil domain-containing protein 124-like, giving the protein MPKKFQGENTKSAVARARKAEAKAAVDTRKKQEQEDACWKDNDKHALKKEQRKDDKEKKRLEALERKKENQRLVDEESARLKGRQGSAVASTTGSKVTQAQIEEMLRKEREKPSLPEKGEKLKSYLDGPLEKNVNRIIPEEGSVEARTIEDAISVLSTAEELDRHPERRMKAAFAAFEEVNMPRIKQENPNMRLSQLKQLLKKEWMKSPENPMNQRHAEFNSPK; this is encoded by the exons ATGCCGAAGAAGTTCCAGGGCGAGAACACTAAGTCCGCTGTGGCGCGGGCGCGCAAGGCCGAGGCGAAGGCAGCGGTGGACACCCGCAAGAAGCAGGAGCAAGAGGATGCCTGCTGGAAGGACAACGACAAGCATGCCCTGAAGAAGGAGCAGAGAAAG GATGACAAAGAGAAGAAGCGCCTGGAGGCCCTGGAGCGCAAGAAAGAAAACCAGAGGCTGGTGGACGAGGAGTCCGCCCGGCTGAAGGGACGCCAGGGCAGTGCGGTCGCCAGCACTACAGGGAGCAAGGTCACCCAGGCACAGATTGAAGAGATGCTACGTAAGGAACGGGAGAAGCCCAGCCTGCCAGAGAAAG GTGAGAAGTTAAAGAGTTACCTGGATGGGCCCTTGGAGAAGAATGTGAACCGCATCATCCCAGAGGAGGGTTCTGTGGAGGCCAGGACTATAGAAGATGCCATCTCAGTACTCAG CACGGCAGAAGAGCTTGACCGACACCCCGAGCGGAGGATGAAAGCCGCCTTTGCTGCTTTTGAGGAGGTCAATATGCCTCGAATCAAGCAGGAGAACCCCAACATGCGCCTGTCACAGCTCAAGCAGCTGCTGAAGAAAGAGTGGATGAAGTCTCCGGAGAACCCTATGAACCAGCGACATGCTGAATTCAACTCTCCCAAATAG
- the LOC121301178 gene encoding sodium/iodide cotransporter-like, with protein MTALLVNQVGLCLIVSSAVTCGIVMFALYRKCDPLKAGLISAADQFMPFLVLDIFADYPGAPGLFLSCAYSGTLRYCISVVTLLHLKGEGYMEDILKPRLLSVSQKRLVLIYKGLTLFYGIACITVAALTSLVGGGVLQGSFTVMGIIGGSLLGAFILGMFIPASNTLGVFATIVVGFGISFWVGIGASLYPPDPKVLGVLPSSADHCPLLLTGNTTFNGSLVAETSLAGER; from the exons ATGAC GGCTCTGCTTGTGAACCAGGTCGGGCTGTGTCTCATAGTCAGCAGTGCTGTCACCTGCGGGATTGTCATGTTCGCTCTCTACAGGAAGTGTGATCCTCTGAAGGCGGGGCTAATCTCCGCTGCCGACCAG TTCATGCCCTTTCTGGTACTGGATATCTTCGCAGACTACCCTGGTGCTCCAGGACTTTTCCTATCTTGTGCCTACAGTGGGACTCTCAGGTATTGCATCTCTGTTGTGACTCTCTT ACACCTAAAAGGTGAAGGATATATGGAGGATATTCTCAAACCCCGCCTCCTCAGCGTGTCACAGAAGAGACTTGTGCTCATCTACAAAGGGCTGA CCCTGTTCTATGGCATAGCCTGCATCACAGTCGCTGCGCTTACTTCCCTGGTGGGCGGGGGGGTGCTGCAG ggATCGTTCACAGTGATGGGGATAATCGGGGGATCCCTGCTCGGTGCATTCATCCTTGGCATGTTCATCCCGGCCTCCAACACCCTT GGTGTGTTCGCCACTATAGTAGTTGGGTTCGGTATTTCATTTTGGGTCGGGATTGGGGCGAGTCTGTACCCTCCTGACCCAAAGGTTTTGGGGGTGCTGCCCAGCTCAGCTGACCACTGCCCCCTGCTGTTGACGGGCAACACCACATTCAACGGCAGCCTGGTTGCGGAGACCTCACTGGCAGGAGAGAGGTGA